The proteins below are encoded in one region of Pacificitalea manganoxidans:
- a CDS encoding branched-chain amino acid ABC transporter permease produces MDAILLQILNGLDKGSAYALIALGLTLIFGTLGVVNFAHGALFMIGAFCAVTLNKLLNLSVTTIDPERTDFLGQPLKVQTPYIENWFGPEIGAAIIDWSVPLAILFSIPVMLIVGYVMERGLIKHFYKRPHADQILVTFGLAIVLQEIVKHYYGANPIPTPAPDMFRGSLDFGVLLGFDPNAIIYPYWRLVYFLFSALIIGAVFCFLQFTTFGMVVRAGMADRQTVGLLGIDIDRRFTIMFGLAAAVAGLAGVMYTPINSPNYHMGMDFLVLSFVVVVVGGMGSLPGAVAAGFLLGILESFASMNAVKDLLPGIDQIIIYLVAIVILLTRPRGLMGRKGVMET; encoded by the coding sequence ATGGACGCGATATTGCTGCAAATTCTCAACGGTCTGGACAAGGGCAGCGCCTATGCGCTCATCGCACTTGGCCTGACCCTGATCTTCGGCACCCTGGGGGTGGTCAACTTCGCGCATGGGGCGCTGTTCATGATCGGCGCGTTCTGCGCGGTGACCCTGAACAAGCTTTTGAACCTGAGCGTGACCACGATCGATCCGGAGCGGACCGATTTCCTCGGCCAGCCGCTAAAGGTGCAGACCCCCTATATCGAAAATTGGTTCGGGCCTGAGATCGGCGCCGCCATCATCGATTGGTCCGTGCCGCTGGCGATCCTGTTCTCGATCCCGGTGATGCTGATCGTGGGCTATGTCATGGAACGCGGGCTCATCAAACATTTCTACAAGCGGCCCCATGCCGACCAGATCCTTGTGACCTTTGGTCTGGCGATCGTGCTGCAGGAAATCGTGAAGCATTACTACGGGGCCAACCCGATCCCGACGCCCGCGCCCGACATGTTCCGCGGCTCGCTCGATTTCGGGGTGCTGCTGGGGTTCGATCCGAATGCCATCATCTACCCCTACTGGCGGCTCGTCTATTTCCTGTTCTCGGCCCTGATCATCGGCGCCGTGTTCTGTTTCCTGCAATTCACCACCTTCGGCATGGTGGTGCGCGCGGGCATGGCAGATCGCCAGACCGTGGGCCTGCTGGGCATCGATATCGACCGCCGGTTCACCATCATGTTCGGGCTGGCGGCGGCCGTCGCCGGGCTGGCGGGCGTGATGTATACGCCGATCAATTCGCCCAACTACCACATGGGCATGGATTTTCTGGTGCTGAGCTTCGTCGTCGTCGTCGTGGGCGGCATGGGCTCGCTCCCCGGGGCGGTGGCGGCGGGCTTCTTGCTGGGCATCCTTGAAAGCTTCGCATCGATGAACGCGGTGAAAGACCTGCTGCCCGGCATCGACCAGATCATCATCTATCTGGTGGCAATTGTAATCCTGCTGACCCGGCCGCGCGGCCTGATGGGGCGCAAAGGCGTGATGGAGACCTGA
- a CDS encoding patatin-like phospholipase family protein codes for MTRRINLALQGGGAHGAFTWGVLDRLLEEDGIEIAAISGTSAGALNGAALKSGLVEGGRAGARARLDWLWGRMGAVNDLRLTTWMSHMLPTPGMMSQMIETALPLTMADFASRMISPYMYGPAYRNPLEYVVRQLDFDGVCAAAGPALFVSATNVRTGKIRVFADDEINTQVILASACLPTIFQAVELTDPVTGVTEAYWDGGYTGNPALFPLFAPELPSDIMIVNINPLYREAVPVSAQDIQNRINEISFNTSLLRELRAIEFVQRLVDAGTIPQGAMKRVLTHMIADDDLMTQLSVATKLVPTPAVLFGLKARGRAAMEAFLAGHMDDLNERETVNLREMFG; via the coding sequence ATGACCAGACGCATCAATCTAGCCCTGCAGGGCGGCGGCGCCCACGGGGCCTTTACATGGGGCGTGCTGGATCGGCTGCTGGAAGAAGACGGGATCGAGATCGCTGCGATTTCCGGCACCTCCGCTGGGGCGCTTAACGGTGCGGCGTTGAAATCGGGGCTGGTCGAGGGGGGGCGTGCCGGTGCGCGCGCCCGGCTCGATTGGCTCTGGGGACGGATGGGCGCGGTCAATGACCTGCGCCTGACGACATGGATGTCCCATATGCTACCGACGCCCGGTATGATGTCGCAGATGATCGAAACGGCGCTGCCGTTGACGATGGCCGATTTCGCCAGCCGGATGATTTCGCCGTATATGTATGGCCCGGCCTATCGCAATCCGCTGGAATATGTCGTGCGGCAACTGGATTTTGACGGGGTCTGCGCTGCGGCGGGGCCCGCGCTGTTCGTATCCGCCACCAATGTGCGCACGGGCAAGATCCGGGTGTTCGCGGATGATGAGATCAACACGCAGGTCATCCTTGCATCCGCCTGCCTGCCGACGATCTTTCAGGCGGTGGAACTGACCGATCCGGTCACCGGCGTGACCGAGGCCTATTGGGATGGCGGCTATACCGGAAACCCCGCGCTTTTCCCGCTCTTCGCGCCGGAGCTGCCGTCAGACATCATGATCGTCAACATAAACCCGCTTTATCGCGAGGCGGTGCCGGTCAGTGCGCAAGATATTCAGAACCGGATCAATGAAATCAGCTTCAACACTTCGCTCCTGCGCGAATTGCGCGCGATCGAATTCGTGCAACGACTGGTCGATGCGGGCACCATCCCCCAAGGCGCGATGAAGCGGGTGTTGACCCATATGATCGCGGATGACGACTTGATGACGCAGCTTTCCGTGGCGACCAAACTGGTGCCGACGCCTGCTGTCCTGTTTGGGCTGAAGGCACGGGGCCGCGCGGCGATGGAGGCGTTCCTTGCCGGGCATATGGACGATCTGAACGAACGCGAGACGGTGAACCTGCGCGAAATGTTCGGCTGA
- a CDS encoding DUF502 domain-containing protein, whose protein sequence is MSPRLIEDAAAALDPQPPRRRPGLFGRLRSSFLTGLVVIAPIGLTIWLIWTVIGWIDGFVLPLIPHPYRPNDWLIQHIGVNLRGVGVVIFLVFTVVVGWVAKGLIGKQLLKFAESMVDRMPVVRSVYNGLKQIAETVFAQSESNFDKACLIQYPRKGLWAVGFVSTTTKGEIARRVPTEDRMISVFLPTTPNPTSGFLLFVPESELIYLDMQVEDAAKLVISAGLVYPADRLPPELAAARGADPAPAGQIAPTPERMHDA, encoded by the coding sequence ATGTCCCCCAGATTAATCGAAGACGCGGCTGCCGCGCTCGACCCGCAACCGCCACGCCGGAGGCCGGGCCTGTTCGGGCGGCTGCGCTCGTCGTTTCTGACCGGGCTGGTGGTGATCGCGCCCATCGGGCTGACAATCTGGCTGATCTGGACGGTGATCGGCTGGATCGACGGGTTCGTCCTGCCGCTGATCCCGCATCCCTATCGGCCCAACGACTGGCTGATCCAGCATATCGGCGTCAATTTGCGGGGCGTGGGGGTGGTGATCTTCCTCGTCTTTACCGTCGTGGTGGGCTGGGTCGCCAAGGGGCTGATCGGCAAGCAGCTTCTGAAATTTGCGGAAAGCATGGTCGACCGGATGCCGGTGGTGCGGTCGGTCTATAACGGCCTGAAACAGATTGCGGAGACGGTGTTTGCCCAGTCGGAAAGCAATTTCGACAAGGCCTGTTTGATCCAGTATCCGCGCAAGGGATTGTGGGCCGTCGGGTTCGTCTCGACCACGACCAAGGGCGAAATCGCCCGACGGGTGCCCACCGAGGACCGCATGATTTCCGTGTTCCTGCCGACAACCCCCAACCCCACATCGGGCTTTCTGCTATTCGTGCCCGAAAGTGAGTTGATCTATCTCGACATGCAGGTCGAAGACGCGGCGAAACTGGTCATCTCCGCCGGGCTGGTCTACCCCGCCGACCGGCTGCCGCCGGAACTGGCCGCGGCGCGCGGCGCGGACCCGGCCCCTGCCGGGCAGATCGCCCCAACGCCTGAACGAATGCACGACGCCTGA
- a CDS encoding DUF427 domain-containing protein: MTGYIKIHKAEGTWTVRAGGAVLGESTAALELTEGDLAPTIYFPREDIAMAFLDASDYRTQCPHKGEASYFDIVVKSGTIGNAAWSYEAPLPGAERIKDHIAFYSDLVMVERI, encoded by the coding sequence ATGACCGGGTATATCAAGATTCACAAGGCCGAGGGCACATGGACCGTGCGCGCCGGTGGTGCCGTCCTAGGCGAAAGCACCGCCGCGCTGGAACTGACCGAAGGCGATCTGGCGCCGACGATCTATTTCCCGCGCGAAGATATCGCGATGGCGTTCCTCGACGCCTCCGACTACCGCACGCAATGCCCGCATAAGGGCGAGGCCAGCTATTTCGACATCGTCGTGAAGTCCGGCACCATCGGCAACGCCGCTTGGTCCTATGAGGCACCGCTGCCGGGGGCCGAGCGGATCAAGGACCATATCGCGTTCTATTCCGATCTGGTGATGGTGGAGCGCATCTGA
- a CDS encoding substrate-binding protein — translation MSKSNFTRRGVLKTGAVAGAGLATPTLFTGNVWAEAHSGFTNAPTGDTVTLGFNVPQTGPYADEGADELRAFELAVEHLNGGGDGGLLNTFSSQALEGNGIMGKKVAYVTGDTQTKSDAARASAKSMIEKDGAIMISGGSSSGVAVAVQGLCQEAGVIFMAGLTHSNDTTGKDKKANGFRHFFNAYMSGAALAPVLAKMYGNDRKAYHLTADYTWGWTQEESIIAATEALGWETVNTVKTPLAQTDFSSYIAPVLNSGADVLVLNHYGGNMVNSLTNAVQFGLREKQVNGKNFEIVVPLYSRLMARGAGENVKGIFGSTNWHWSLQDEGSKAFVQSFGTKYGFPPSQAAHTCYVQTLLYADAVARAGSFNPCAVAEALEGFEFDGMGNGKTLYRAEDHQCFKDVLVVKGKENPTSEFDLLEVVEVTPVDQVTYEPDHPMFAGGALGECNPGA, via the coding sequence ATGTCGAAAAGTAATTTCACGCGCCGCGGCGTGCTCAAGACGGGTGCCGTCGCGGGGGCTGGCCTTGCCACGCCGACGCTGTTTACCGGCAATGTCTGGGCCGAGGCGCATTCCGGCTTTACCAACGCGCCCACCGGGGACACGGTGACGCTGGGCTTCAACGTGCCGCAGACCGGTCCCTATGCCGACGAAGGCGCGGATGAGCTGCGCGCCTTTGAACTGGCGGTCGAGCATCTCAATGGCGGCGGCGATGGCGGGTTGCTCAATACCTTCTCGTCGCAGGCTCTCGAAGGCAACGGCATCATGGGCAAGAAGGTCGCCTATGTGACCGGCGACACCCAGACCAAATCCGACGCCGCCCGCGCCAGCGCCAAATCGATGATCGAGAAGGACGGCGCGATCATGATCTCCGGCGGCTCGTCCTCGGGCGTTGCGGTCGCTGTGCAGGGTCTGTGCCAAGAGGCGGGCGTGATTTTCATGGCCGGGCTTACCCATTCCAACGACACCACCGGCAAGGATAAGAAAGCCAACGGCTTCCGCCATTTCTTCAACGCCTACATGTCCGGGGCCGCGCTCGCACCAGTGCTGGCCAAAATGTATGGCAATGACCGCAAGGCCTATCACCTGACCGCCGATTACACTTGGGGCTGGACGCAGGAAGAATCGATCATCGCCGCGACCGAGGCGCTTGGCTGGGAGACCGTCAACACCGTCAAGACGCCGCTCGCACAGACTGACTTCAGCTCCTATATCGCGCCGGTTCTGAACTCCGGTGCCGATGTGCTGGTGCTCAACCACTACGGCGGCAACATGGTCAACTCCCTGACCAACGCGGTTCAGTTCGGCCTGCGCGAAAAGCAGGTGAACGGCAAGAACTTCGAAATCGTCGTGCCGCTCTACTCCCGCCTGATGGCGCGGGGCGCGGGCGAGAACGTGAAGGGCATCTTCGGCTCCACCAACTGGCACTGGTCGCTGCAGGACGAAGGCAGCAAGGCTTTCGTGCAGAGCTTCGGCACCAAGTATGGCTTCCCGCCGAGCCAGGCCGCGCATACCTGCTACGTTCAGACGCTGCTCTATGCCGATGCCGTGGCGCGCGCCGGCTCGTTCAACCCCTGCGCGGTGGCAGAAGCTCTCGAAGGTTTCGAATTCGACGGCATGGGCAACGGCAAGACGCTTTACCGCGCCGAAGATCACCAGTGCTTCAAGGACGTGCTGGTCGTGAAGGGGAAGGAAAACCCGACCTCCGAATTCGACCTTCTGGAAGTGGTCGAAGTGACCCCCGTCGATCAGGTGACCTACGAGCCGGACCACCCGATGTTTGCGGGCGGCGCATTGGGTGAGTGCAACCCGGGCGCCTGA
- a CDS encoding response regulator transcription factor, whose amino-acid sequence MTRTVLLVEDEPNIIEAIRFILSRDGWRVETHADGSTALEAVARRLPDVVILDVMLPNRSGFDILRDLRAAPDTENLPVLMLTAKGQGKDRELAERLGANRFMTKPFSNAEVLAALRDLVPS is encoded by the coding sequence ATGACAAGAACGGTTCTGCTCGTGGAGGACGAGCCGAATATCATCGAGGCGATCCGCTTCATCCTGTCACGCGATGGCTGGCGGGTGGAAACCCATGCCGACGGCTCCACCGCGCTGGAGGCCGTGGCGCGGCGGCTGCCGGATGTGGTGATCCTCGATGTGATGCTGCCCAACCGCTCCGGTTTCGACATCCTGCGCGACCTACGCGCGGCCCCCGATACCGAAAATTTGCCGGTGTTGATGCTGACGGCCAAAGGTCAGGGCAAGGATCGCGAATTGGCGGAGCGGCTTGGCGCCAACCGCTTTATGACAAAGCCCTTTTCGAATGCGGAAGTGCTTGCTGCGCTGCGCGATCTGGTGCCGTCGTGA
- a CDS encoding ATP-binding protein, giving the protein MAFDLLVGVSLIYVLFLFGIAFLAERRARRGQREFLRSPLVYTLSLSIYCTGWTFYGAVGYAARSGLEYLTIYLGPTVVLIGWWVVLRKLVRVGRTQRITSVADLISSRFGKSNLLGVIVTLLAVVGTTPYIALQLQSVVLAFGAMAQPGVSDWARQDPTATALWVAAGLALFTVLFGTRNLDANERHYGVVTAIAVEAVVKLVALLAVGAFVTWGLGGGPGAVLDRIAASPIADWQIDRARWVGLTFISAAAVLCLPRMFQVLVVENPDEGFLATAGWAFPLYLMLMSLFVVPIAVVGLDRLPIGANPDLFVLTLPLAEGRTGLAMLAFLGGFSSATSMVIVAAIALSTMVSNHIVMPLWLSRRRDGATMAGDVRQVVLLARRLSIAGVLLLGYLYYRISGGTEALAAIGLISFIGIAQVLPAMLGGLYWRGATRNGAAAGLVLGFAVWAYTLFLPSFGASGLLSEAIMAEGPFGLGWLRPQALMGFAGLDPLVHAILWSLGLNTLAFCGVSLLGFPGPMERLQGAQVVNVFDHTSAARGWAHGGAEAEDLLMMAQRIIGPAQAQAVFQREAAAQGKAGYLPEATPEFLDLLERELAGSVGAATAHAMIAQIAGGTAVRVEDLMRVADETQQMLEYSSQLEAKSAELARTARALRDANEKLTDLSVQKDAFLSQISHELRTPMTSIRAFSEILGEPDLNPAQQARYSGIIHDEAMRLTRLLDDLLDLSVLENAQVSLNLSRVRLSDVIDRAVTAASPQGGEGDTRHLRIDRVPGREPVELLTDADRLTQVFINLIGNARKYCEASEPVLKIRVRADPATSEGPRPRILVDFIDNGTGIPERSQDIIFEKFSRLTDTAAAGGAGLGLAICREIMARLGGDIAYLPGQGGAAFRLTVPLAPAAAR; this is encoded by the coding sequence ATGGCCTTCGACCTGCTCGTTGGCGTGTCGCTGATCTACGTCCTGTTTTTGTTTGGCATCGCTTTTCTGGCCGAACGGCGGGCCCGCCGGGGGCAGCGCGAATTCCTGCGCTCACCTTTGGTCTACACCCTGTCGCTGTCGATCTATTGCACCGGTTGGACGTTCTATGGCGCGGTGGGCTACGCGGCGCGCTCGGGGCTGGAATACCTGACCATCTACCTTGGCCCGACCGTCGTGCTGATCGGCTGGTGGGTGGTGCTGCGCAAATTGGTGCGGGTGGGCCGGACGCAGCGGATCACCTCGGTCGCGGACCTGATTTCATCGCGGTTCGGCAAATCCAACCTGCTCGGCGTGATCGTCACCCTGCTCGCCGTGGTGGGCACCACCCCCTATATCGCGCTGCAACTGCAATCGGTGGTGCTGGCCTTCGGCGCGATGGCACAGCCCGGCGTGTCGGATTGGGCGCGCCAAGACCCGACCGCGACCGCGCTTTGGGTCGCGGCGGGACTGGCGCTGTTCACCGTGTTGTTCGGCACCCGCAACCTAGACGCAAATGAGCGGCACTACGGCGTCGTCACCGCCATCGCCGTCGAAGCGGTGGTGAAACTGGTGGCACTGCTCGCGGTCGGGGCCTTTGTCACATGGGGCTTGGGCGGCGGGCCGGGGGCGGTGCTGGACCGGATCGCGGCCTCGCCCATCGCGGATTGGCAGATCGACCGCGCGCGCTGGGTTGGGCTGACCTTCATCTCTGCCGCTGCGGTGCTGTGCCTGCCGCGAATGTTTCAGGTGCTGGTCGTGGAAAACCCCGATGAAGGCTTCCTTGCCACGGCGGGCTGGGCCTTCCCGCTCTACCTGATGCTGATGAGCCTGTTCGTGGTGCCCATCGCCGTGGTCGGGCTGGACCGGCTGCCCATTGGCGCGAACCCGGATCTGTTCGTCCTGACCCTGCCGCTGGCCGAGGGGCGCACCGGGCTGGCGATGCTGGCGTTTCTGGGCGGATTTTCATCGGCCACGTCGATGGTGATCGTCGCCGCCATCGCGCTGTCGACGATGGTGTCGAACCACATCGTCATGCCGCTTTGGCTGTCGCGCCGCCGCGACGGGGCGACGATGGCGGGCGATGTGCGGCAGGTCGTGCTGCTGGCCCGGCGGCTGTCGATCGCGGGCGTGCTGCTGCTGGGGTATCTCTACTATCGCATCTCCGGCGGGACCGAGGCGCTGGCGGCGATCGGGCTGATCTCCTTCATCGGGATCGCACAGGTTTTGCCGGCGATGCTGGGCGGGCTTTACTGGCGCGGGGCCACGCGCAACGGGGCGGCGGCGGGGCTGGTGCTGGGCTTTGCGGTCTGGGCCTACACGCTGTTTCTGCCCAGCTTCGGCGCTTCGGGTCTGCTGAGCGAGGCGATCATGGCCGAGGGTCCGTTCGGGCTGGGCTGGCTTCGACCGCAGGCCTTGATGGGGTTCGCCGGGCTCGACCCCTTGGTGCATGCGATCCTGTGGTCGCTGGGGCTTAACACGCTGGCTTTCTGCGGCGTGTCTCTGCTGGGCTTTCCCGGTCCGATGGAGCGGCTTCAGGGCGCGCAGGTCGTCAATGTGTTTGACCACACCAGTGCCGCGCGGGGCTGGGCGCATGGAGGGGCGGAGGCCGAGGATCTGTTGATGATGGCGCAGCGCATCATTGGCCCGGCACAGGCGCAGGCGGTGTTTCAGCGCGAAGCGGCAGCGCAGGGAAAGGCGGGCTATCTGCCCGAAGCGACACCCGAATTCCTCGACCTGCTGGAACGCGAGCTTGCCGGGTCGGTCGGGGCGGCGACGGCGCATGCGATGATCGCGCAGATCGCGGGCGGCACTGCCGTTCGTGTCGAAGACCTGATGCGCGTCGCCGATGAAACCCAGCAGATGCTGGAATATTCGTCGCAGCTGGAAGCCAAATCGGCGGAACTGGCCCGGACCGCCCGCGCCCTGCGCGACGCGAATGAGAAGCTGACCGATCTGTCGGTCCAAAAGGACGCCTTTCTCAGCCAGATCAGCCACGAGCTTCGCACGCCGATGACCTCGATCCGGGCATTTTCCGAAATTCTGGGCGAGCCGGATCTGAACCCTGCGCAGCAGGCCCGCTATTCTGGCATTATCCACGACGAGGCGATGCGCCTGACCCGGCTGCTCGATGATCTGCTGGATCTGAGCGTGCTGGAAAACGCGCAGGTCAGTTTGAACCTGTCGCGGGTGCGCCTGTCGGATGTCATCGACCGCGCCGTGACGGCCGCCAGCCCGCAGGGCGGCGAAGGCGATACCCGGCACCTGCGCATCGATCGGGTGCCGGGGCGGGAGCCGGTAGAGTTGCTGACCGATGCCGACCGGCTGACGCAGGTGTTCATCAACCTGATCGGCAACGCCCGCAAATATTGCGAAGCGTCGGAGCCGGTGCTGAAGATCCGCGTGCGCGCCGATCCCGCTACCTCTGAGGGACCGCGCCCGCGCATCCTTGTCGATTTCATCGACAATGGCACCGGCATTCCGGAGCGGTCGCAGGACATCATATTCGAGAAGTTCTCGCGCCTGACCGACACAGCCGCGGCAGGCGGTGCGGGGCTAGGTCTGGCGATTTGTCGGGAAATCATGGCCCGGCTGGGCGGAGATATCGCCTATCTGCCGGGGCAGGGCGGCGCGGCGTTCCGCCTGACGGTGCCGCTGGCCCCGGCGGCGGCGCGGTAG
- a CDS encoding branched-chain amino acid ABC transporter permease, with protein sequence MGLDKKDITVLLIVAALALFAPFLLNPFPAGSEMAQFNAGYPDLMQRFVIFGIFAVGFNILFGLTGYLSFGHAAFLGVGSYSAVWMFKLLSMNVIPAIILSVVVAGLFALLIGFISLRRSGIYFSILTLAFAQMSFNLAYSVLTPITNGETGLQLALSDPRILDGGGAATSLPVTELFGMEMRSTWVMDAGAWSFQFNAGYYLCAVILLVAFYISMRIFRSPFGLMLRAVKSNQQRMNYTGLNTRPYTLAAFVISGMYAGLAGGLLASMDPLAGAERMQWTASGEVVLMTILGGAGTLIGPILGAGFIKYFENIFSKINEATLHQWVSALPDGLENGVVFVAEHFVGPGWHLTLGLLFMLIVIFLPGGLVEGGQRVGRMFRRRDGNATGPEADAAQQRGASQNPAE encoded by the coding sequence ATGGGACTGGACAAGAAAGACATTACCGTTCTGCTGATCGTGGCGGCGCTGGCGCTGTTCGCCCCCTTCCTGCTGAACCCGTTTCCCGCAGGCTCCGAGATGGCGCAGTTCAACGCGGGCTATCCTGACCTGATGCAGCGGTTCGTGATCTTCGGGATCTTCGCGGTGGGGTTCAACATCCTCTTCGGGTTGACCGGCTACCTGTCCTTTGGGCACGCGGCGTTTCTGGGGGTGGGCAGCTATTCGGCGGTCTGGATGTTCAAACTGCTGAGCATGAACGTGATCCCGGCCATCATCCTGTCGGTCGTCGTGGCGGGGCTGTTTGCGCTGCTGATCGGGTTCATCTCGCTGCGGCGGTCGGGGATCTACTTCTCGATCCTGACGCTGGCCTTCGCGCAGATGTCGTTCAACCTCGCCTATTCGGTGCTGACGCCGATCACCAATGGTGAAACCGGGCTGCAACTGGCGCTGAGCGATCCGCGCATTCTGGACGGCGGCGGGGCTGCCACGTCGCTGCCGGTGACGGAGCTGTTCGGGATGGAAATGCGCTCGACCTGGGTGATGGACGCAGGCGCGTGGAGCTTCCAGTTCAACGCGGGCTACTACCTCTGCGCGGTGATCCTGCTGGTGGCGTTCTACATCTCGATGCGGATCTTCCGGTCGCCCTTCGGGCTGATGCTGCGTGCGGTGAAGTCGAACCAGCAGCGGATGAATTACACAGGCCTCAACACCCGGCCCTACACGCTGGCGGCCTTTGTGATCTCGGGCATGTATGCCGGTCTTGCGGGCGGGCTTCTCGCCTCGATGGACCCGCTGGCGGGCGCGGAGCGGATGCAGTGGACGGCTTCGGGCGAGGTGGTGCTGATGACCATCCTCGGCGGCGCGGGCACGCTCATCGGGCCGATCCTTGGCGCAGGCTTCATCAAATATTTCGAGAACATCTTCTCGAAGATCAACGAAGCGACGCTGCACCAGTGGGTCAGCGCCCTGCCCGACGGGCTGGAAAACGGCGTCGTGTTCGTGGCCGAACATTTCGTCGGCCCCGGCTGGCACCTGACGCTGGGCCTGCTGTTCATGCTGATCGTGATCTTTCTGCCCGGCGGGCTGGTCGAAGGCGGGCAGCGGGTGGGACGTATGTTCCGCCGTCGCGACGGCAACGCCACCGGCCCCGAAGCGGACGCAGCGCAGCAGCGCGGCGCCTCCCAGAACCCCGCAGAATAA
- a CDS encoding XRE family transcriptional regulator, with protein sequence MPTRRRAAQADLPDRGRAGLTGNRIRARRVLLGLRQADLARQVGISPSYLNLIEHNRRRIGGKLLNDIARELTVEPAHLTEGAGVALIEALREAANDVGADLSPDPATTGAELDRLEEFIGRFPGWAALTAETARRARARARTVEMLSDRLTHDPFLSASLHEVISAVTSIRATAAILNETGDIDPEWQMRFHRNLDDDARRLAEGAGELVSYLDASEGAAASTATPQEEFDRWLGAQGYHLPAMEQGATQPGDSPHLQSAAARDLATRWAARYAAAARAMPLEPFARACVELRYDPLALAWQFDQPLVSVFVRMASLPPAQFGAQVAGLVICDGAGALTFRKPVEGFAVPRFSAACPLWPLYAALSRPGTSRRDLVEMAGSGGPRFLTYATATLERPAGFDGPQVAQAAMLILPAELAEGTPGADAFRPVGPSCRICPRRSCPARRELSIVSDHP encoded by the coding sequence ATGCCCACCCGACGCCGCGCCGCGCAAGCCGACCTGCCCGATAGGGGGCGCGCCGGGCTGACCGGCAACCGCATCCGGGCCCGCCGCGTGTTGCTTGGGCTGCGGCAGGCGGATCTGGCGCGGCAGGTCGGAATTTCGCCGTCCTATTTGAACCTGATCGAGCACAACCGCCGCCGGATCGGGGGGAAGCTGCTGAACGACATTGCCCGCGAACTGACGGTTGAGCCTGCGCACCTGACCGAAGGTGCGGGCGTCGCGCTAATCGAAGCCCTGCGCGAAGCGGCAAATGACGTCGGCGCGGACCTATCCCCGGACCCCGCGACGACGGGGGCGGAACTGGACCGGTTAGAGGAATTCATTGGCCGTTTTCCGGGCTGGGCTGCGCTGACCGCCGAAACCGCCCGCCGCGCACGGGCCCGGGCCCGCACCGTCGAAATGCTGTCGGATCGGCTGACCCATGATCCGTTTCTGTCGGCCTCGCTGCATGAGGTGATCTCGGCTGTCACTTCGATCCGGGCGACGGCGGCGATCCTGAACGAGACGGGCGATATCGACCCTGAATGGCAAATGCGGTTTCACCGCAACCTCGACGATGACGCGCGGCGGTTGGCCGAAGGCGCGGGGGAGTTGGTAAGCTATCTGGACGCAAGCGAGGGCGCAGCGGCCAGCACCGCCACCCCGCAGGAGGAGTTCGACCGCTGGCTTGGCGCGCAGGGCTATCATCTGCCCGCCATGGAACAGGGCGCGACGCAGCCCGGGGACAGTCCGCATCTGCAAAGCGCCGCTGCCCGTGACCTCGCGACGCGCTGGGCCGCGCGCTATGCCGCTGCCGCACGGGCGATGCCGCTGGAGCCTTTCGCGCGGGCCTGCGTGGAGTTGCGTTACGACCCGCTCGCGCTGGCCTGGCAGTTCGATCAGCCGCTGGTGTCGGTGTTCGTGCGCATGGCCAGCCTGCCGCCTGCGCAGTTTGGCGCGCAGGTGGCCGGGCTGGTGATCTGCGACGGGGCCGGGGCGCTGACCTTCCGCAAGCCGGTGGAGGGCTTTGCGGTGCCGCGCTTCTCGGCGGCCTGTCCGCTCTGGCCGCTCTACGCAGCGCTGTCGCGCCCCGGCACCTCGCGCCGCGATCTGGTCGAAATGGCCGGCAGCGGCGGGCCGCGTTTTCTGACCTACGCCACCGCGACGCTGGAGCGTCCCGCAGGCTTCGACGGGCCGCAGGTGGCGCAGGCGGCGATGCTGATCCTGCCCGCCGAACTGGCCGAAGGCACCCCCGGTGCGGACGCTTTCCGCCCCGTTGGGCCCTCCTGCCGCATCTGTCCGCGCCGGTCTTGTCCGGCCCGCCGGGAACTGTCCATCGTGTCCGATCACCCCTGA